AGTCAGCGCCAAAACCTGAGAAAACTTCCTGGAATTGAGGTACTACTTTGATCAATAGAATAGCTGTCACAACTACTGCCACAACGACTACAGCAATTGGATAGGTCATGGCTTTTTTGATTTTGGCTTTTAGTGATTCCGTTTTTTCTTTATAAGTAGCAATTCTATCTAGTAAGTTTTCCAGTGCGCCTGATTGCTCACCAGATGCCACTAGGCTGCAATATAAATCATCAAAATATTTAGGACGTTTTCTTAAGGCTTCAGCCAAGCTACTACCCCCAGCGACGTCATTTTTAACATCGTTAACCAAGTCTCGCATATTGCTATTTTCACAGCCATCGGCGGTAATCTCAAACGACTGAATTAGCGGTACACCTGCTTTCATCATGGTGGCAAGCTGACGGGTAAAGACAGCAATATCCATCGGCTTGATCTTTTTACCTTTACCGCCAAGGCTAATGGCTTTTTTCTTAACCTTGGTTGGATTGATCCCCTGCTTACGCAGCTCTGCCTTGACCATGGCAATACTGGCGCCTTGGATCTCCCCTTTGGTTTTACGACCTTTTTTGTCTTTACCTTCCCAGGCGAAAGCGCTGGGTTTAACTGCTTTTGTAGCCATTGGATTACCTGACTATCAGATTCCTTGGGTAGGCCCGCTACCGAGCATTATGGGTTTATAACTAAGGTACTTTTCAGTTTAACAACTGTTGGGTCATCTAAATCAAAAAGTACCTTTTTAGTTGTATCACAGAATAAGTGTAACGCATGCACGTTAAATCTGTTAGAAACAACCAGTTATAATGCTAACTTGTTCAAATAATTAAGGTTTTTGCTTAATAAAACACCTTTACTCTTCTAGCACGACTAATCTTTGGTCACTCGATTCACTTCTTCCAGGCTAGTTAACCCTTGTAATGCCTTTAGCAATCCGGATGTACGTAAGTTATTGAAGCCTTCCTTTTGTGCCTGTTCAGCTATTTCAATGGAATTGCCTTCTTCCATAATAATTTTTGAAAGTCCTTGTGTAATTCTCACTACTTCATAAATACCCAACCTCCCTTTATAGCCATTATTGCACTTTTCACAACCTTTTGGCTTGGGGCCATATAATTGAGCTGTTTGTGCCTGTTCTTCCGTGAAGCCTTCATGAAGTAGAGCTGTTTTAGGAATGTCCATTTTAACCTTGCAGTTACTACATAGTCGTCGTGCTAAACGCTGGGCAATAATTAAATTGACGGTAGTAGCTAGGTTAAAAGCTGGTACTCCCATGTTTAATAAGCGTGTTAGGGTTTCAGCAGCACTATTGGTATGTAGAGTGGACATTACCATGTGACCCGTTTGAGCTGCTTTGATGGCAATACTAGCGGTCTCTAAGTCTCGAATCTCACCTACCATGATAATATCAG
This genomic interval from Spartinivicinus ruber contains the following:
- a CDS encoding type II secretion system F family protein, with translation MATKAVKPSAFAWEGKDKKGRKTKGEIQGASIAMVKAELRKQGINPTKVKKKAISLGGKGKKIKPMDIAVFTRQLATMMKAGVPLIQSFEITADGCENSNMRDLVNDVKNDVAGGSSLAEALRKRPKYFDDLYCSLVASGEQSGALENLLDRIATYKEKTESLKAKIKKAMTYPIAVVVVAVVVTAILLIKVVPQFQEVFSGFGADLPAFTMFVIEISEFLQAYWLYFLIGIGVIIFASSKALEKSKGLRDGRDRFVLKVPIVGDIIDKSAVARYARTLSTTFAAGVPLVDALDSVAGAAGNIVYYDAARQIKEDISSGQQLQFAMKNTGVFPNLAVQMVGIGEESGALDEMLDKVASHYEEEVDNMVDNLTSLMEPMIMSVLGVLVGGLIVAMYLPIFQLGSVV